In Deltaproteobacteria bacterium, the DNA window GACCCCTGCCTTGGTATATTCCTCGACAAGTTTGTCTACAAGACCTTTAAAGTTCTGGTAAATCCAGTTTTCGTGCATCCATTCGGCGGTTTCAAGAAAGGCCTTCTGATGTTCGGGCGTGAGCCGGTTCCATGTTTTCGTGGAAATGCACAGATTCTCAGACATGTACCAGATGGAATAGTCCTTCGGGGCATTGATATACTTGAGGACCTCATAGAGCCGGAATGAAACAAAAGAGGCGGACGAGGTCAGCATGGTATCCAGGACCCCGGTGGACAAGGCATGATAGGTCTCTGAGGAAGGCATGCTGGTGATGGAGGCCCCGGCCTGTTGCATCATGTATTCAAATTTTTTGCCGGCCGCCCGCATCTTGGTTCCCTTCACGTCTTCCGGGAGCTTTATCTGTCTGATGGAGCTGCCGATGCCGCCGTCGAACCATGCCCATACCAGGTTTTTGACGCCGTTTTCTTCCATCAGGGCCTCGATTTTTTTGCCGATCGGCTTATTTCTCCAGCTCAACCCCTGCTTGATATTGGCAACCGAACAGGGCATCAGGGTGATCGAGAATTGAGGTACTTTTCCGGAGGCATAATCCAGGGGGAATATGGATATGTCCAATGCGCCGTTGCGCATGGCATCCCACTGCTCTTTCGCTTTGAACAGGGAGCTGGCCGGATAATAGCGGAATGTGACTTCGCCGTTGGTCTTCTTGGTGACCATGTCTCCAAACACCCGCCCCATCAGGTCCCGGACATCGCCGGACGCAAACTGATGGGAGACCTTGAGCATCACGGGACGGGCTTCCGCGGGTTGGCCCCAGGCCAGAAAGGCACCTGCCAGGCATAAAGTAACAACCAGGATTCCGAATCTTGTGGTTCTTGATCTCATTGCGACCTCCTTATCCGCTAAGGTTATCAGGTTTGGCGCGTTATCGTGCCGCCGCCACTTTTCCTTCTTCCGCCTCCTTGCTGGCATACAGCCCGACAAGGGCCTTGCACTGCATGAGGAGATGGTGCTTCATCAAGGATTCCGCTGAATCGGAGTCTCGCGTCCGAAATGCCCCAATCAGGTTCCGATGTTCCTGAATGGATTGGTCAAAGCGCTCCGGCTGGTAAAGCTGTCGCTGGCGATAGAGGAGGATCTTCTGCCTCAGGCCGTTGATCAGGTCGTTTAACACCCTGTTTCCGGTCAATTCCTGTATAAACGCATGAATGATATGATTGGTCTTCAGATAGGCTTCATGGTCCCTGTTTCGGAAGTGGCTTTCGAGTACTTCGTGGAGGGCTTCGATTTTCTGAAGGTCTCTTTCCTTCATGCGGATCACGGCGAGCCGGGCGCATGCCCCCTCCAGCACGCCCATGACTTCGAACAGATCGCTGATCTCTTCAATACAGGGCTGACTGACAAAGGCGCCCTTGTGGGGGATGAGTTGGATGAGCCCCTCTGATGTGAGCTGTCGGAGGGCCTCGCGGACAGGGGTTCGGCTGACCCCCATGGATTCGCAGAGGTCCTTTTCGCTCACCTTTTGGCCCCTGACCAAGATCCCCTTCTGGATCATCTTCCGTATTCGGGAGACGATTTCCTGGTGCAGGGTCGTGGCATGGATTTTTTGCATCGGGCGCCTTTAAAATTCTATTTTGTATACTTTATAAAGTATACAAAAAACCCTTGTCAAGGAAAAAAATGAGCGCGGCCCTCTCTGTGCAGGATGGAGAATTGCTGAAATTGGCATCAGGAAAGGGGTATTCGCGGCCCAGGCCTGCAGCGACGCCTGAGGAATAATGGGTGTGATGGGGGGAAGGGGTACCAGGAAAGGCTGGCCGGGTGTTTCGAGGCAGCGGGGGTCGCTTATTTGGAGCCTATGAGACTCCGTGCAAAGATTCCAAATGCCTCCGGGTCAAGCTTCCCTTTCACGACCTCTTCCTTGATGAGCTGGAGCGCCTCGATAGGATCCATCGGATCCTTGTATGGCCGCCAGTTTGTCAATGCCTCATAGGTATCGATCACTGCCAGGACCATGGATTCTGGCAGCAGTCTGTCTCGGGGCGGTTTTCTTGGATAACCTGATCCGTCCAGTCTCTCGTGATGCTGCAGGGCCACGGTGCGGATCTTGTGATCCAATCTCGTCTGGGACAGAATACCATATCCATCGTCCGGGTGATGGGTGATGGTTTCAAACTCGGCAGGGCTCAATTTGCGGGGGGCTTTCAGAATGGTGTCGGGGACCCGTATTTTTCCGACATCGTGAAGCAATCCGATGAGGCCAAACAGTTTCAATTCTTCAAGGGAAAGTCCCGCTGCGCGGGCATAGCCCAGGCAATACAGCATAACGTTTACAGAGTGGGCTGAGGTTGAATCGTCTTTGGCTGCGATGTCGAGCATGTTCTTGACAATCTCCGGGTTTGCCAGATAGCCGTCCACAATCACATCCAGGGTCTTTCCCAGGGAATGGAAGATCTCGGGCGCCGGGGTTGCCAGACTCAAATCCAGGGCCTTTTTCAACAATAGCTTTGACTTGGCGGGATTGGCCCTTAGGACCATTTTCAGTTCGGCGTTGTACCTCTGCTGATGGCGGGAGACATGATGAATCCTGTCAGACAAGGACACGTACAGTTTGGGAGGAATTTTGCCCTCCTCTATTCTGACCCGATCGATGTCGACGCCCCTGGGTTTGTACAGGAGGAACTTGCACAGGCCCGGGTCCAGATAATACACATCAAAATCTTTATAATCTCTTATATTTCCGGAGACTTCGACCAGGCGCTCCTTCCTTATCTCCATAAGTCGGTGTTTGGAAACCATTGATTCTACCACGCCATTACTGGGATATTGTCAAGATTAGGGCCGTGCCCCGGGCAGCACAAATAGGCTGGCCGGTGAACCAAAGCGGGCCATTAGAGAGATGCGGTGATGTCCGTTCTCAACCGTCATACCGTTCCGGCCCTCCTTGCAAGGAACTCCCTTTGGAGGTTGTATAGGATTGCCTTCAGTGCACGCTTTTCGTTTCCGTCTATGGCCTTGAACTGGAGTCCGAAATGGACGGTATGATTTGGAGCGCGTTCCTCCTGCCTTACCACCACGGATTCTCGGATCTGGACGCGATCTAATGGAAAAACGATTTCTATGTCCCGCAGTCTTTCCCGAACACTCAGAATCTCCTGATGCCTCTCTCTGATTCGAACTGTCACAAGGAGGCCGCCCATGCTGATGTCGCTCACATTCAACCGATACGTTTCTCCGTTTTTCTCGAAACAGACCCTGGTGCCGAGGGGGGCCTCAATCCGGAAGTGTTCACGCTTCTGTTCCCGATAGATGACGTCTGGAAACAGGACCCAGATCCGGTCGTCCGATATCTCGGCCGGCGATGCAGTGAATTCGCAGGGGACCTTGTTGGAATCCGTGAACTCGAATTTCAGAGATGCATCATCCAAGGAACTGAGCCCCTCCCTCAAATCCGCATGCAGGTCCACCGCGAATACCTCCCCCTTTTTTGATGCTTGAATGTCGTCGATCAGGGTTAGCAATTCCATGTCGGTCCTTCGGAGCCGCATATTGACGAGGGTCCTCTCCCTTTGGAGCTGTTCGATCAGATTTAGGATGTCCTTACCCCGGATATGATCTTTTGTCCCTGTCATCGATGAACCCTTTTTACAGCCGGCCTGTACGATGTGTGTGTCATCTGGGGTAGATTAGCAGAAATCGTGCCAAACCTGACATTCGAGCTATCCTGGTTATTTCAATATGTTGCGCCCATACTCCGATGACCTGATTCTGTCAAATTTATGGCTTTGGGGAAGAAACTGGGTTGCCCTGACCGTCCCCAAAACCGGCGACATGGAAGCCGGTCCCGAAATTCATATCATACCACGAAAGCGATCAAAAAAAGGAGGGTGTTTTGGAGATGTTTCAGAAATGGTCCCCGGCACAAAAAATGTTCGCAAATTTTATCGGGATGATACATGTCAACCGAAAGTCTTATTTTATTGTGGTTGTTTTGACTTCCCCTGACGCGCCACCGCGGCCATGGCCTTTTTTACCAGCTCCGGGTCTCCCAGATAGTAGCGATCCACCGCTTTCAGATCATTGTCCAGCTCATAGACGAGGGGCATGCCCGTAGGGATGTTGAGGCTCACGATGTCATCATCGGGAATATGATCCAGGTATTTGACCAGGGCACGCAGGCTGTTGCCATGGGCTGCGATGATCACCCGTTGACCGGACCGGATCACAGGCTCAATGCTCTCCCTCCAGTACGGCATAAACCGTTCCACCGTATCTTTGAGACACTCCGTAACAGGGAGTTCTGCTTCGGACAGATCCTTGTATCGGGGGTCATTACCCGGGTATCGCTCATCCGTCTTTTCCAGGGACGGGGGCCGCGTATCATAAGACCTGCGCCAGATCAGGACCTGCTTTTCGCCGAACCGCTTCGCCGTCTCCGCCTTATTAAGGCCCTGAAGGGCGCCGTAATGGCGTTCGTTCAGGCGCCAGTGCCGGTGGACAGGGATCCACATGAGATCCATCTCATCGAGGACGATCCAGAGCGTCCGGATGGCTCTTTTCAAAACCGAAGTAAAGGCGATATCAAAGGTATAGCCCTCTTGTTTCAGTATGTGACCGGCATCTTCTGCCTCCTGTTTCCCGTGTTCGGAAAGATCCACATCCGTCCATCCGGTGAACAGGTTTTCCTTATTCCATATGCTTTCGCCGTGGCGAAGCAGGACGACCTTGTGCATGGTTTCCTCCTTGATAATGATCGATCAGGATCTCTTTTCTGAAGGATCGGACTTTCCTGTTGTCATGATCCTTATGTCCGGTCTTTCCTCGGCCGGAAAGTTCTCAATGCCGGATGACTGACTATTGGACTCATTATCTGTAACTTCTCTGAGGTTTGCCGTCCAGAATGCTTCCGGGACCTGGGTGAAACCTGTTTGGTTACGGCCGTCCGGCCGCCTTAGGAAAGACTTGAACGCGGCCATCTGATTATGTATGGTGTCTTCAGGTCTTCTGCACGACATGTTTCATCCGAAGCAGAACACATCAATTATACACCAAGTCGCCGGGGCCTACAAGCGCCGGGAAAAACGCTTTTTATATAGTGAGTCGAAATAATGTCCCGGGGTTCTCAAAAACCGAATAACCTGGCCATTGCCGGATTTCTGACCCCCTTTGCCGCGGCCGGGATCATCGGTACGCTGATCCTCGGGTTTGAGGAGGATGTCACATCCTTCCCGGTCTCGATTCTCTATCTGATCATCGTCCCTGTCGTCCTTCTGACAGGATTTATTTTCTCCCTCAAATCGATCCCGCTCATTGAAGAACTGGGGGACAAGGATTATGCCTATTCCGGGTTAACCCTGAACGTCCTCTTCCTCATTGTCTATATCACATCCGTGATCTATTTTCTCACCTCACCCGGTTAAGACCGCCGAAGTAATCTTCATCGCGATAAATAAAGAAGTCTGGTGTCTTTGTCGACTTGTTAAAATGTTTTGTTGCGGCCGATAGGCCGTCTTGGGAGTCCCTTGGCGGCCAGCCAAGGGGTGACCGCAAGAGAAGACCTGTTTAAGTGGAAACCTTGAGGATCGATTGTACAGGGTGGAAGAGACGGGAGGAGGCCGAGGAAAAATTCCCTGCGGCCTCTTCAGGAAAGCGAGCCTGTTTCATCACATCCGCGACGGCAGAAAAAGGGCAAGCTGGGGGAAAAGGATTAACAGAATGATCAACAGCAGGGCCGCCGCCAGGAAGGGCAGGATTCCCCGGAAAATGACGGTCAGGGGGACATTGGGGGCCGCTGCTTTCAAGACAAAAACATTCAGGCCTACGGGGGGCGTTATCAACCCCACCTCCAGGACAATCACCATCAAAACGCCGAACCAGATAGGATCGAATTGGAGGGCCTCTATTACAGGGAAGATGATGGGGACTGTGAGGATCATGATGGCATAGCAATCCATCACACACCCCATCATGACATAAATCAGGATAATGGCCATCAGGATGACGATTTTTGGCAGGGCAAGTCCGGCGATGAAGTCCGCAAGACCCATCGGAATTCTGGCCAATCCCAGGAAAGAGGAAAAGATGTTTGCCCCGATGATGATCAAGAAGATCATGGCCGTGGTCTTACCCGTTTCAAGGAGGCATTGAATGAGGCCCTGCACGCTTAACTTCCCCTTGAGCAAGGCGATAACAAAGGACCCGAAGGCGCCTACACCAGCCGCTTCGGTTGGTGTGACGATGCCCATGTACAGCCCGCCCATGACGATGAAAATGAGGAGAAGGATACCCCACGTACCGGACAGGGACCTGATTTTCACCCCCCATGTTGTTGACTCCCCACGGGGACCCATCTCCGGGTTGAGCTTGCATTGCAGATAAATCGTCAGAATAAACAAGACGGCAAGCAGTATCCCCGGCACGATTCCCGCCATAAACAATCTGCCGATGGATTCCTGCGTCAGAATCCCGTATATGACAAACCCGATGCTCGGCGGAATCAGAATTCCCAATGTCCCGCCCGCGGCCACGCAGCCTGTGGAGAGCCTTTGGTTGTATTTATACTTGTCCATCTCAGGGATTGCCACCATGCCCATGGTGGCGCCGGTGGCAAGGGAAGACCCGCAGACTGCGGCAAAGCCGGCGCAGGCGCAGACGGTCGCCATGGCCAGCCCCCCTCGAAACCGGCCCATCCATGCATATACGGTCTTGTAAATATCGGTGCTGATGCCTGAGATAAAGGCAAACTGCCCCATGAGGACGAAAAGGGGTATCACACTCAGGGTATAGGACGATCCCTCAGCCAAGGGCGTGATCCCCAGGATACTCATGCCGGAATCCCACCCCACAATGATGCACAGACCCAGGAACCCCACCAAGGCCATGGCAATGCCGATATACATCCCCATGGCAAGGAGGATGAACATCAGTAAAATCCCGATCATGCCTATCATTTCAGGGCTCATGAATCGACGGTCTCCTTTCTATCGCCGAATAATCTCAGCAGATCCCGTACATATTCAATGCACATTACGAGGCATCCCAGGACAAGAAAGAAAACAAAGGGATAAATGGGGAGGCCCAGATTGGGGGAGGCCTCTCCGAATTCAACCAGCTCAAGGGCCCTTACAAAACCCATGTAGGTAATCAGGCCCATAAGGATCAGGCAGAGGGAATGGTTGAACAGCTCGATATATATCTGAAGTTTTTTAGGAAAGAGGGAAATCAACAGGTCTACGGAGACATGGGTTTTGCTCAATTGGGTATATGCAAGAAAAGAAAAAATCAGGATCAGGACCATAAACTCGGTCAGCTCAAAGACGCCCAGGATCGGCGCATTAAAGAAATATCGGCCTATCACATCGGCCGTGGTGAGACACATGATGCCGAACAGCGAGCAGGCCCCCACATAGGCAAGGGAGGCGCTTATTCGCCCCAATTTGTCGGAAACGGCTTTCATCCTCATGCCTCTTAAGTCCCCCTTTCCGGCGCGAAATAACGATCCGGAGAGGAGGACAATTCTTTGGATTGCCCTCTTCCCGGATCGTCTTGCATCCCGCACCCTATCTGCTTGACAATGGGCCGCCTATTCGCCGGTCAGTTTCACCGCGGCATCCAATACGGCCTTTCCCGGAAGACCTTTTTTATCCATATCCTCTATCCATTCAGCCCTGAGGGGCAAGGACAACTCCTTCAACCGGTTTCTTTCCTCAGGAGAGAGCTGAATGGCTTCCATCCCCTTATCCATGCAGAGCTTTTTCATGACAGGCCTTACCGCATCGTACACCCTTCCGGCCTCTTCCGACATGACCATTCCCGTTGTCTGGTCAATCGCTTTTTTTACATCATCCGGCAGGGAATCATATTTTTTCTTGTTCATGACCACCATCATGGTCATGGTGTAAAAATCGGCCTCTGTCCCATATTTTAAGAGCTCGGCCAGTTTGAAGACAAAATTGCCCTCCCACGGAAGGACGGTCCCATCCACGACGCCTCTTTCAAGGGCCGTGTAGGTATCGGTTACCGGCATATTGACCGGGACTGCGCCGAACAATTTGAGCGCCTTGGTCACGTGCGGATTTGCGGTCCTGAATTTCATCCCCTTGAAATCCTCGATGGTTTTTATCGGCTTTTTAACCGAATTGAATCCACCGGGATCGTGACAGAAAAGCGCAAGGAGTTTCACCTTCCCATACTCTTTTTGAAACTCAGGAAACTGCTCATAAACCTTCCACATGGCTACTGAGGTCTTCTGGGCTGAGGGAACCATAAAGGGGAGCTCGAACACCGAGGTCATGGGGAACCGGCCGGGGGTATAATCATGCAGGATATAGACGATGTCCGCGATCCCTTTTTCCGCCAGCGCATAATGATCCGGGGTCTTTCCCAGGGCGCCGCCGGGGAAGAAGGTTACCTTGACCTGTCCATTCGTCATCTTGCTGATTTTTTCGGCCCAGGGTTCGAATACCTTTGTCTGCATGGTATGCTTGGGGGAAAAGGCCGTGGCAAACTTCAGTTCTATTGTCTCGGCCCCGACAAGCGCCGGGGGTAGAACGACTATGATACCAAAAACCGCCACCATAAACGCCGCCAATACTGTTGTTTTCTTCATCTTGCACCCTCCTTTTGTTTTTTTCATAGCGGCATCGCCGCAATGCCCACACAAAGAGACCCAATACTCCCTAAGATTGAAAACGCTCCCAAGTTCCTGAACTCCTCAGCTTTTCAATAACTCAATTCTCCTTGAGATATTTTTTTCTGAGTTCCCGTTTCAATATTTTACCGGCTGCGCTCTTGGGGAACTCTTTAACGATACGATATTCCTTTGGAACCTTAAACGGGGAGAGCCTGGCTTTTAACCGGGACGAAAACTCGGCCGCATCGATCTTCATGCCGGGCTTGGGAATGATCACGGCGGTAACCCGTTCCCCCCATTCATTGTCCGGAAGTCCGATCACCGTGCATTCTTCCACCTCCGGCAGGGTATAGAGAACTTCTTCGATTTCCCGGGGATAAACATTTTCACCGCCGGTAATGATCATATCCTTCAACCGGTCTACGATATACAGGTATCCATGATCGTCCATCTGGCCGAGATCACCACTCCTGAACCATTCGTCCCAGAAAACAGAGGCGGTTTCTTCAGGCTTGTTCAGATACCCCTTCATGATATTCCGCCCGCGAATGCAGATCTCGCCTTCTTCCCCTGTTTCTTTGATATTTCCTTCAAGATCTCGTATCTGGACCTCCTCCCCGGAAACAGGGGTTCCTACGGAACCGACCACATGACGTAAATAATGGTTGTAGGTAACCATGGACGCGCTCTCTGTCATGCCATAGGCCTCATGAATCGACAGCCCTGTCTCGTCTTTCCAGTGACGAACGACTTCTGCGGCCATGCTGGCCGCTGCTGAAAAGCAGTAGCGGACGGATCCCAATTTCTCTTTAATACGATCCAATGAGAGAAGACGGACATACACCGTGGGCACCGCAAAAAGTTTGGTCACCCGTCCGGTTGCCATGGCATTCAAGATCTTCTCCATATCAAATGATGGGAGCAGTTCCAGACAACCCCCGCTCAATATGGTGGCATTCATGATGTGCATCTGCCCGAATACATGGTTGAAGGGAAGAAAGCAGAGGGCCCGGTCGTTTTCGTTGGACCGTTCATTGAAAACCACATTCTGGATGGCCGTGTAAATGTTCTCGTGGCTGAGAAGAACCCCTTTGGGAATTCCTGTAGTACCGCCGGTAAAGAGGATCGCTGCGGTATCCGACCTATCCCGTTCCAAGGCCTTGAATGATCCTGAACCTGCGTCAGCCAAGCCGGCCAGGTCCAGATCTCCGCCCGGACAGATAATTTTCTCCAGGACACCGGGCCGCTTCATTCCTTTCAGATCATCCAGCTTATTTTCGTGCGCATAAATGATCTTCGGAAGAGAGTCGTTTATGGACGTAGCCAGCTCACTCGCTTTAAGGAGACTGGACATGGTCACCGCCACTGCACCCGCCTTCAACACCCCGAAATAAAAGGCCAGCCAGTCCCCTGAGTTGGGGGCGCAGAGGGCGACGGGGTCCCCAGGCTGGATTCCCAGGCGGATCAGCCCCGTTG includes these proteins:
- the dctP gene encoding TRAP transporter substrate-binding protein DctP, with translation MRSRTTRFGILVVTLCLAGAFLAWGQPAEARPVMLKVSHQFASGDVRDLMGRVFGDMVTKKTNGEVTFRYYPASSLFKAKEQWDAMRNGALDISIFPLDYASGKVPQFSITLMPCSVANIKQGLSWRNKPIGKKIEALMEENGVKNLVWAWFDGGIGSSIRQIKLPEDVKGTKMRAAGKKFEYMMQQAGASITSMPSSETYHALSTGVLDTMLTSSASFVSFRLYEVLKYINAPKDYSIWYMSENLCISTKTWNRLTPEHQKAFLETAEWMHENWIYQNFKGLVDKLVEEYTKAGVEIHYMTEAEFNSWLAFAKQTAWKDYAETVPGGQEYLDMALEAMK
- a CDS encoding GntR family transcriptional regulator; its protein translation is MQKIHATTLHQEIVSRIRKMIQKGILVRGQKVSEKDLCESMGVSRTPVREALRQLTSEGLIQLIPHKGAFVSQPCIEEISDLFEVMGVLEGACARLAVIRMKERDLQKIEALHEVLESHFRNRDHEAYLKTNHIIHAFIQELTGNRVLNDLINGLRQKILLYRQRQLYQPERFDQSIQEHRNLIGAFRTRDSDSAESLMKHHLLMQCKALVGLYASKEAEEGKVAAAR
- a CDS encoding HD domain-containing protein yields the protein MVSKHRLMEIRKERLVEVSGNIRDYKDFDVYYLDPGLCKFLLYKPRGVDIDRVRIEEGKIPPKLYVSLSDRIHHVSRHQQRYNAELKMVLRANPAKSKLLLKKALDLSLATPAPEIFHSLGKTLDVIVDGYLANPEIVKNMLDIAAKDDSTSAHSVNVMLYCLGYARAAGLSLEELKLFGLIGLLHDVGKIRVPDTILKAPRKLSPAEFETITHHPDDGYGILSQTRLDHKIRTVALQHHERLDGSGYPRKPPRDRLLPESMVLAVIDTYEALTNWRPYKDPMDPIEALQLIKEEVVKGKLDPEAFGIFARSLIGSK
- a CDS encoding PilZ domain-containing protein, whose amino-acid sequence is MTGTKDHIRGKDILNLIEQLQRERTLVNMRLRRTDMELLTLIDDIQASKKGEVFAVDLHADLREGLSSLDDASLKFEFTDSNKVPCEFTASPAEISDDRIWVLFPDVIYREQKREHFRIEAPLGTRVCFEKNGETYRLNVSDISMGGLLVTVRIRERHQEILSVRERLRDIEIVFPLDRVQIRESVVVRQEERAPNHTVHFGLQFKAIDGNEKRALKAILYNLQREFLARRAGTV
- the gpmA gene encoding 2,3-diphosphoglycerate-dependent phosphoglycerate mutase; translation: MHKVVLLRHGESIWNKENLFTGWTDVDLSEHGKQEAEDAGHILKQEGYTFDIAFTSVLKRAIRTLWIVLDEMDLMWIPVHRHWRLNERHYGALQGLNKAETAKRFGEKQVLIWRRSYDTRPPSLEKTDERYPGNDPRYKDLSEAELPVTECLKDTVERFMPYWRESIEPVIRSGQRVIIAAHGNSLRALVKYLDHIPDDDIVSLNIPTGMPLVYELDNDLKAVDRYYLGDPELVKKAMAAVARQGKSKQPQ
- a CDS encoding TRAP transporter large permease, coding for MSPEMIGMIGILLMFILLAMGMYIGIAMALVGFLGLCIIVGWDSGMSILGITPLAEGSSYTLSVIPLFVLMGQFAFISGISTDIYKTVYAWMGRFRGGLAMATVCACAGFAAVCGSSLATGATMGMVAIPEMDKYKYNQRLSTGCVAAGGTLGILIPPSIGFVIYGILTQESIGRLFMAGIVPGILLAVLFILTIYLQCKLNPEMGPRGESTTWGVKIRSLSGTWGILLLIFIVMGGLYMGIVTPTEAAGVGAFGSFVIALLKGKLSVQGLIQCLLETGKTTAMIFLIIIGANIFSSFLGLARIPMGLADFIAGLALPKIVILMAIILIYVMMGCVMDCYAIMILTVPIIFPVIEALQFDPIWFGVLMVIVLEVGLITPPVGLNVFVLKAAAPNVPLTVIFRGILPFLAAALLLIILLILFPQLALFLPSRM
- a CDS encoding TRAP transporter small permease — translated: MKAVSDKLGRISASLAYVGACSLFGIMCLTTADVIGRYFFNAPILGVFELTEFMVLILIFSFLAYTQLSKTHVSVDLLISLFPKKLQIYIELFNHSLCLILMGLITYMGFVRALELVEFGEASPNLGLPIYPFVFFLVLGCLVMCIEYVRDLLRLFGDRKETVDS
- a CDS encoding TRAP transporter substrate-binding protein, yielding MKKTTVLAAFMVAVFGIIVVLPPALVGAETIELKFATAFSPKHTMQTKVFEPWAEKISKMTNGQVKVTFFPGGALGKTPDHYALAEKGIADIVYILHDYTPGRFPMTSVFELPFMVPSAQKTSVAMWKVYEQFPEFQKEYGKVKLLALFCHDPGGFNSVKKPIKTIEDFKGMKFRTANPHVTKALKLFGAVPVNMPVTDTYTALERGVVDGTVLPWEGNFVFKLAELLKYGTEADFYTMTMMVVMNKKKYDSLPDDVKKAIDQTTGMVMSEEAGRVYDAVRPVMKKLCMDKGMEAIQLSPEERNRLKELSLPLRAEWIEDMDKKGLPGKAVLDAAVKLTGE
- a CDS encoding AMP-binding protein encodes the protein MNIARNLERSAHFFPSRPVISEGDSDISFARLNDRANRIATGLIRLGIQPGDPVALCAPNSGDWLAFYFGVLKAGAVAVTMSSLLKASELATSINDSLPKIIYAHENKLDDLKGMKRPGVLEKIICPGGDLDLAGLADAGSGSFKALERDRSDTAAILFTGGTTGIPKGVLLSHENIYTAIQNVVFNERSNENDRALCFLPFNHVFGQMHIMNATILSGGCLELLPSFDMEKILNAMATGRVTKLFAVPTVYVRLLSLDRIKEKLGSVRYCFSAAASMAAEVVRHWKDETGLSIHEAYGMTESASMVTYNHYLRHVVGSVGTPVSGEEVQIRDLEGNIKETGEEGEICIRGRNIMKGYLNKPEETASVFWDEWFRSGDLGQMDDHGYLYIVDRLKDMIITGGENVYPREIEEVLYTLPEVEECTVIGLPDNEWGERVTAVIIPKPGMKIDAAEFSSRLKARLSPFKVPKEYRIVKEFPKSAAGKILKRELRKKYLKEN